One Chryseobacterium indoltheticum DNA segment encodes these proteins:
- a CDS encoding DUF4377 domain-containing protein translates to MKNVTLFLKGTFTILSFLILSQCKPMPNSTSDNEKTFIVGPETADCTGVAPMKCLQVKEKESDTWQNFYTNIEGFTYEPGYEYVLKVRTEKIENPPMDASSIKYTLIKQVSKTKK, encoded by the coding sequence ATGAAAAATGTAACTCTCTTTCTAAAAGGAACTTTTACAATATTATCTTTTTTAATTTTATCGCAATGTAAGCCGATGCCAAACTCGACATCAGACAATGAAAAAACATTTATTGTAGGTCCCGAAACAGCAGATTGTACAGGAGTAGCACCTATGAAATGTCTTCAGGTAAAAGAAAAAGAATCTGATACTTGGCAGAATTTCTACACCAACATTGAAGGTTTCACTTACGAACCGGGATATGAATATGTTTTAAAAGTGAGAACAGAGAAAATTGAAAACCCGCCAATGGATGCTTCCTCAATCAAATATACTTTGATAAAACAGGTTTCTAAAACCAAGAAATGA
- a CDS encoding SPFH domain-containing protein yields MVYLGILVFFGLVTLFASFFTVKQESAAVVERLGKFLKVSHAGLHLKIPFLDQISKRLNLRIQQLDVIIDTKTLDNVFIKMKVSVQYQVIRENVKDAYYRLENPENQITSYVFDVVRAEVPKTKLDDVFVRKDDIAIAVKSELQEAMQSYGYDIIKALVTDIDPDEQVKHAMNRINAAEREKTAAEYESEAQRIRIVAVAKAEAESKKLQGQGIADQRREIAKGLEESVKMLNAANINAQEASALIVVTQHYDTLNSIGANNRSNLVLLPNSPTAASTMLNDLVVSMAATQKMEEYSKPQMPNPPQNRGLQE; encoded by the coding sequence ATGGTGTATTTAGGTATTTTGGTCTTTTTTGGACTGGTCACATTATTTGCCTCTTTCTTTACGGTAAAACAGGAGTCTGCCGCTGTTGTAGAAAGATTAGGGAAGTTTTTAAAAGTGAGCCATGCTGGTTTACATTTGAAAATTCCTTTTCTGGATCAGATCTCAAAACGTCTCAATCTTAGAATTCAGCAGCTTGATGTTATTATTGATACTAAAACTTTAGATAATGTTTTTATCAAAATGAAAGTTTCTGTGCAGTATCAAGTAATCAGAGAAAATGTAAAAGATGCATATTATCGTCTTGAAAATCCTGAAAATCAGATCACTTCTTATGTATTTGATGTAGTAAGAGCAGAAGTTCCAAAGACGAAATTAGACGATGTTTTCGTAAGAAAAGATGATATTGCAATTGCTGTAAAAAGTGAATTACAGGAAGCGATGCAGAGTTATGGATATGATATTATCAAAGCTTTGGTAACTGATATTGATCCGGACGAACAGGTAAAACACGCTATGAACAGAATCAACGCTGCAGAACGTGAAAAAACTGCCGCAGAATACGAATCTGAAGCACAAAGAATAAGAATTGTTGCTGTAGCAAAAGCTGAAGCAGAATCTAAAAAACTTCAGGGACAAGGTATCGCAGATCAAAGAAGAGAAATTGCAAAAGGTCTGGAAGAATCTGTGAAAATGCTGAATGCAGCCAATATCAATGCGCAGGAAGCTTCTGCATTAATCGTGGTTACACAGCATTATGATACTTTGAATTCTATTGGGGCTAATAATAGAAGTAATTTGGTTTTACTGCCCAATTCTCCTACAGCAGCGAGTACTATGTTGAATGATTTGGTAGTCTCTATGGCGGCAACTCAAAAAATGGAGGAATATTCTAAACCTCAAATGCCTAATCCTCCTCAAAATAGAGGACTTCAGGAATAG
- a CDS encoding class I SAM-dependent methyltransferase produces MTDNKWLDRWNERYSNDEFAYGTQPNNYLKDQLQKLETGSILFPAEGEGRNAVFAAQLGWEVYAFDISAEGKNKALHLAEINNVRINYQVGELQTLNFQKEQFDAIALIYAHFPANLKSSIHKLLDTYLRKEGYIIFEAFSKKHLDFVLKDEKVGGPKDIESLFSIEEIKADFPDYDIIELSETKIELNEGLFHNGTGSVIRFLGKKK; encoded by the coding sequence ATGACCGACAATAAATGGCTTGACCGATGGAACGAAAGATATAGCAATGACGAATTTGCCTACGGAACCCAACCCAACAACTACCTAAAAGATCAACTTCAAAAACTGGAAACAGGCTCTATTCTTTTTCCAGCAGAAGGTGAAGGAAGAAATGCCGTTTTTGCTGCTCAGCTCGGATGGGAGGTTTACGCATTTGATATCAGCGCTGAAGGAAAAAACAAGGCTTTGCATCTGGCAGAAATCAATAATGTAAGGATAAATTATCAGGTAGGGGAATTGCAAACATTGAATTTTCAAAAAGAGCAGTTTGATGCAATTGCACTGATCTATGCACATTTTCCTGCAAATTTGAAATCATCAATCCATAAACTGCTAGATACCTATTTACGTAAAGAAGGTTATATTATTTTTGAAGCTTTCAGTAAAAAACATCTTGACTTTGTATTAAAAGATGAAAAAGTTGGCGGTCCAAAAGATATAGAATCTTTATTTTCAATTGAAGAAATCAAAGCAGATTTCCCAGATTACGATATTATAGAACTATCAGAAACTAAAATAGAACTTAATGAAGGTCTTTTTCACAACGGAACCGGCTCCGTCATTCGATTTTTGGGAAAGAAAAAATAA
- a CDS encoding GLPGLI family protein codes for MKFIIIFLGISTFCFPQKISFIYETKYKLNLENPDDVYSQKMILDFKNNISIFRDSLDKKNDSIKLNNGNGRYNMGVENKLYVKKNLAQKRIEKVITYLGTDYLLPVEEILNWKITSEQKLIGKYKSQKAETNYGGRNWIAWFTSELPFADGPYIFSGLPGLIVSIQDSNNEYSFNLIEVKKGGNIFDARKKTIKIDWKKYEVLAKSYFNDPFDINSKGWKTATFTDPKGNTVDISVKNKEIQNSILLKNNPIELNHKINY; via the coding sequence ATGAAATTTATTATAATTTTTCTTGGAATTTCTACATTTTGCTTCCCGCAAAAAATAAGTTTTATTTACGAAACAAAATACAAACTGAATTTAGAAAATCCAGATGATGTTTATTCCCAGAAGATGATTTTGGATTTTAAAAATAATATTTCAATTTTTAGAGATTCACTAGACAAAAAAAATGATTCAATAAAGTTGAATAATGGAAACGGAAGGTATAATATGGGCGTTGAAAACAAACTCTATGTCAAAAAGAATCTTGCTCAAAAAAGAATTGAAAAAGTAATTACTTATCTGGGAACAGATTATCTTCTTCCAGTTGAGGAAATATTAAATTGGAAAATAACTTCGGAACAGAAACTCATTGGAAAATATAAATCTCAAAAAGCAGAAACAAATTATGGAGGAAGAAACTGGATTGCTTGGTTTACTTCAGAATTACCTTTTGCAGATGGTCCCTATATTTTCAGTGGTTTACCCGGATTAATCGTTTCTATTCAAGATTCAAACAATGAATATTCATTTAATTTGATAGAAGTCAAGAAAGGCGGGAATATTTTTGACGCACGAAAAAAAACAATAAAAATTGATTGGAAAAAATATGAAGTACTTGCCAAATCATATTTTAATGATCCATTTGATATAAATTCAAAAGGTTGGAAAACAGCTACATTTACCGATCCAAAAGGTAATACAGTGGATATTTCTGTAAAAAATAAAGAAATACAGAATAGTATTTTGCTAAAAAATAATCCTATTGAGTTAAATCATAAAATAAACTATTAA
- a CDS encoding MepB family protein gives MIAPLEKLQELLFSNLSLVISNLHQEQECKEYFGCNFQLNSFQIKFRKAKVTPTKIGQFVTLWKRNSISRETEPFTSEDPSDFYLILTETSENFGFFLFTKDSLIKNQILSSGYKDGKRGFRVYPNWDIPQNKQATKTQNWQTQFFIDFADENYVHMFESILKSRIL, from the coding sequence ATGATTGCACCACTCGAGAAACTTCAAGAATTACTATTTTCTAATCTCAGTCTGGTCATTTCCAATTTACATCAGGAGCAGGAATGCAAAGAATATTTCGGATGTAATTTTCAACTCAACTCCTTTCAAATTAAATTCAGAAAAGCCAAAGTAACACCGACAAAAATTGGTCAGTTTGTCACTTTATGGAAAAGAAATTCTATTTCTAGAGAAACAGAGCCTTTCACTTCTGAAGATCCTTCAGACTTTTACTTAATCTTAACTGAAACATCTGAAAATTTCGGGTTTTTCCTTTTTACAAAAGATAGTTTGATTAAAAATCAAATTCTCAGCTCAGGTTACAAAGATGGAAAACGAGGTTTCAGAGTTTATCCGAATTGGGATATTCCACAAAACAAACAGGCAACGAAAACTCAAAACTGGCAAACTCAATTTTTTATAGATTTTGCTGATGAAAATTATGTTCATATGTTTGAATCTATTTTAAAATCGAGAATCTTATAG
- a CDS encoding DUF962 domain-containing protein — MSERIKTYDEFYEFYLGEHKKLGTRIFHFLGILCVFIVIGFVLYTGKERFLWYIPIFGYGFAWLSHAFIERNKPATFKYPLWSLLSDFKLFFELLIGKQKFNGNNSDLTKGEKY, encoded by the coding sequence ATGTCTGAAAGAATAAAAACATACGACGAATTCTATGAGTTTTACCTTGGCGAACATAAAAAACTCGGAACAAGGATTTTTCATTTTCTTGGAATCTTATGTGTATTTATCGTCATAGGATTTGTATTATATACCGGTAAAGAACGGTTCTTGTGGTATATTCCAATTTTCGGGTATGGTTTTGCCTGGCTGAGTCACGCTTTTATTGAAAGAAATAAACCGGCAACGTTTAAGTATCCGCTTTGGTCTTTATTGTCTGATTTTAAACTTTTTTTTGAGCTTTTAATAGGGAAACAAAAATTTAATGGAAATAATTCTGACTTAACAAAAGGTGAGAAGTATTAA
- a CDS encoding AAA family ATPase — MNLYNLIIQDKEAVTLDEVYLEPQNKQQFVQLIKEHTYIKELQEYGLPVNNKILLEGSSGCGKTMTAKAIANALGKSIIILNLSNIVSSRIGETSQNIKMIFDKAARERSVLFLDELDQIGKARGSDDKDVGEMRRLVNTLIQLIDYYPENALLLCATNHAEIIDTAIIRRFQLKINYTMPSKDFLDEYYDHVLSQFPEDLRDIERKYEISFAEAKDYTFTVVKGNLIEKLEAKNSILL; from the coding sequence ATGAATCTGTACAATCTCATTATTCAGGATAAAGAAGCTGTAACGCTGGATGAAGTTTATCTTGAACCTCAAAATAAGCAACAATTTGTACAGCTCATAAAAGAACACACTTACATCAAAGAACTTCAGGAATACGGACTTCCCGTCAATAATAAAATCCTTCTGGAAGGAAGCTCAGGCTGCGGAAAAACAATGACCGCAAAAGCAATCGCCAATGCTTTAGGAAAAAGTATTATCATCTTAAATCTGAGCAATATTGTTTCATCTAGGATTGGGGAAACTTCTCAAAACATCAAAATGATCTTTGACAAAGCTGCAAGAGAAAGATCGGTTCTTTTTCTGGACGAGCTGGACCAAATCGGAAAAGCCCGTGGAAGTGACGATAAAGATGTTGGCGAAATGCGAAGACTCGTTAATACTTTGATTCAACTGATTGATTATTATCCCGAAAATGCACTTTTATTGTGCGCTACCAATCACGCAGAAATTATTGATACCGCCATTATCAGACGTTTTCAGTTAAAGATCAATTACACCATGCCTTCAAAAGATTTTCTTGATGAATATTACGATCATGTTTTATCTCAGTTTCCCGAAGACTTAAGAGATATTGAAAGAAAGTATGAAATTTCGTTTGCAGAAGCGAAGGATTATACTTTTACGGTGGTGAAAGGGAATTTGATTGAGAAGCTGGAAGCCAAAAACTCAATACTTCTATAA
- a CDS encoding APC family permease: MNQLFKRKTYSETDTSTNLLRVLGTWDIVFFGIAAIIGAGSFSSLGEAVFRGGPGVIILYLICGFACGFTALCYAEFASRIPTAGSAYTYAYASFGELIAWVIGWALIMEYSFGNIYVAFSWSDYFTSFLERLGMHIPDYLTCSYTEAKKAFTNGSENKELINAWTNAPLLGSLKFIVDIPALVINGLITWLCYRGVKESKNFNNSLVILKLAVIVLVILVGFSYINTENWTPVSLETGTSSFMPNGFAGVMSAVSGVFFAYIGFDALSVLSEETKDPQKTLPKGMIISLVLCTVIYIALTLVLTGMVDYRKFDGIGDPLSFIFEKTNANVAWMELTVSFVAIVAITTVLLVFQMGQPRIWYAMSRDGLMPKKFQDVHPKYKTPSFATIVTGIVVGVPIIFTDKSFILDFTSIGTIFAFVLVCAGVLMLAPKEKIKGRFHLPYINGKIIFPVIFIGSLVGFHYFQPDFFDHLMEWSDPKEGEFKASIFFFILINLGLCVLTFIKNLSLIPLIGLSSCLYLLTGMSHENWFYFGIWFAIGLVIYFCYGYQNSKLRNTN, from the coding sequence ATGAATCAACTTTTCAAAAGGAAAACCTATTCAGAGACAGACACATCGACAAATCTTCTAAGAGTTCTGGGAACTTGGGACATTGTATTTTTTGGTATTGCAGCTATTATCGGAGCAGGAAGCTTCAGTAGTTTAGGCGAAGCAGTTTTCAGAGGTGGTCCCGGTGTGATTATTCTCTATTTGATTTGTGGTTTTGCCTGCGGTTTTACTGCTTTGTGCTACGCTGAATTTGCGAGTAGAATTCCTACGGCGGGTTCTGCTTACACCTATGCTTACGCCAGTTTTGGTGAATTGATTGCGTGGGTAATTGGCTGGGCTTTGATTATGGAATATTCTTTCGGAAATATCTATGTTGCTTTCTCATGGTCTGATTATTTTACCAGTTTTCTAGAGCGACTCGGCATGCATATTCCAGATTATCTCACTTGCAGCTATACCGAAGCCAAAAAAGCTTTTACAAATGGTTCTGAAAACAAAGAATTGATCAATGCTTGGACAAATGCACCATTATTAGGAAGTTTAAAATTTATCGTAGATATTCCAGCATTGGTTATTAACGGATTAATTACCTGGCTTTGTTACCGTGGCGTGAAAGAAAGCAAGAACTTCAACAATTCTTTAGTTATCTTAAAACTTGCCGTAATCGTTTTGGTTATTTTAGTCGGCTTTTCATACATCAATACCGAAAACTGGACTCCCGTAAGTCTGGAAACCGGAACTTCTTCTTTTATGCCGAATGGTTTTGCCGGAGTAATGAGTGCAGTTTCAGGAGTTTTCTTTGCCTACATAGGATTTGACGCATTGAGTGTACTTTCTGAAGAAACAAAAGATCCTCAGAAAACCTTACCCAAAGGTATGATTATTTCTCTGGTTCTTTGTACCGTTATTTACATTGCCCTGACTTTAGTGTTAACAGGAATGGTAGATTATAGAAAATTTGACGGTATCGGCGATCCTCTTTCATTTATATTTGAAAAAACAAATGCCAATGTTGCATGGATGGAACTTACCGTTTCTTTCGTGGCGATTGTAGCAATTACTACCGTATTATTGGTTTTCCAGATGGGACAGCCTCGAATCTGGTATGCGATGAGCCGTGACGGATTGATGCCTAAAAAATTCCAGGATGTGCACCCAAAATACAAAACGCCTTCGTTTGCAACGATTGTTACCGGTATTGTGGTGGGAGTTCCTATTATTTTTACCGATAAAAGTTTCATCTTAGACTTTACAAGTATCGGAACTATTTTCGCCTTCGTTTTGGTTTGTGCAGGAGTTTTGATGCTTGCTCCAAAAGAAAAGATTAAAGGGAGATTTCACCTTCCTTATATTAATGGGAAAATAATTTTCCCTGTTATTTTTATCGGTTCATTGGTGGGATTCCATTATTTCCAGCCGGACTTTTTTGATCATTTAATGGAATGGTCTGATCCTAAAGAAGGCGAATTCAAAGCTTCGATTTTCTTTTTCATCTTGATCAATCTTGGGCTTTGTGTTTTAACATTTATTAAAAATTTGTCACTAATTCCATTGATTGGTTTAAGCTCTTGCTTATATCTTCTTACAGGAATGAGCCATGAAAACTGGTTTTATTTCGGAATATGGTTCGCTATCGGTTTAGTAATATATTTCTGTTACGGATATCAGAACAGCAAATTGAGAAATACCAATTAA
- a CDS encoding deoxyguanosinetriphosphate triphosphohydrolase — protein sequence MNLNQIFTSQRTGNNPNTIASRTDFQRDFDRIIFSSAFRRLQNKTQVFPLPGSVFVHNRLTHSLEVSSVGRSLGSVIGEFIAEHYKSDLTEESKNFYNHNLGNVIAAACLCHDVGNPAFGHSGEDAIASYFDRNENDLKPKFNEKEWADLVNFEGNANAIRVLAQQQNGKDAGGTQLTFATLASIAKYPCEAIAKKKGIIHRKKFGFFQNEKEIFLEIAKGTNLISESEEPYIFKRHPFVWLVEAADDICYNIIDMEDAHRLGIVSTADCTNLFFELVKSETDDVDRVKRKLDSIGNDNEKISYLRAKVINALINKSISMYKQNFDKILEGNLDKALLDIYKSENKALQDIESFSVEKIYNHKAVVEIENAGYNVMYELLDHFIPSILKSEDKIKSYDTKALKLIPKQFIYEEGSDYQKVLGVIDFVSGMTDNYATDLYRKIKGIDIGMTM from the coding sequence ATGAATTTGAACCAGATTTTTACCAGTCAACGTACCGGAAACAATCCAAATACAATTGCTTCAAGAACAGATTTTCAGAGAGATTTTGATCGTATTATTTTCTCTTCAGCTTTCAGAAGACTACAAAATAAAACACAGGTTTTCCCGCTCCCGGGAAGTGTTTTTGTACACAATAGATTGACGCACTCTTTAGAAGTTTCTTCTGTGGGAAGAAGTTTGGGAAGTGTGATCGGTGAGTTTATTGCGGAGCATTATAAAAGTGACCTTACAGAAGAATCAAAGAATTTTTATAATCATAATTTAGGAAATGTAATTGCTGCAGCATGTCTTTGTCATGATGTGGGAAATCCTGCTTTCGGACATTCGGGAGAAGATGCAATTGCCAGTTATTTTGACCGAAATGAAAATGATCTTAAACCTAAATTCAACGAAAAAGAATGGGCTGATTTGGTCAATTTCGAAGGAAATGCCAATGCGATTCGGGTTTTAGCTCAGCAGCAAAACGGGAAAGATGCCGGTGGAACCCAGTTGACGTTTGCCACTTTGGCGAGCATTGCAAAATACCCTTGTGAAGCAATTGCCAAGAAAAAAGGAATTATACACAGAAAGAAATTCGGTTTTTTTCAGAATGAAAAAGAGATTTTTCTTGAAATTGCAAAAGGCACAAACTTAATCTCAGAAAGCGAAGAACCTTATATTTTCAAAAGGCATCCTTTCGTTTGGCTGGTAGAAGCTGCCGATGATATTTGCTATAATATTATCGATATGGAAGATGCACACAGATTGGGCATTGTTTCAACGGCTGATTGTACAAACTTATTTTTTGAATTGGTAAAATCAGAAACTGATGATGTTGACAGAGTAAAAAGAAAGCTTGATTCTATAGGAAATGACAATGAAAAAATTTCTTATTTAAGAGCAAAAGTTATTAATGCTTTGATTAATAAATCGATCTCAATGTACAAGCAAAATTTTGATAAAATTCTTGAGGGAAATCTTGACAAAGCATTGCTTGACATTTATAAAAGTGAAAATAAGGCTTTACAGGATATTGAAAGCTTTTCGGTAGAGAAAATATACAATCATAAAGCAGTTGTGGAGATTGAAAATGCTGGCTACAACGTAATGTACGAATTGCTTGATCATTTTATTCCGTCAATTTTAAAGTCTGAAGATAAAATCAAATCTTATGATACAAAAGCTTTAAAACTAATTCCGAAACAGTTTATTTACGAAGAAGGAAGTGATTACCAGAAAGTTCTTGGTGTCATTGATTTTGTTTCTGGAATGACCGATAATTATGCAACAGATCTTTACCGAAAAATAAAAGGTATTGATATCGGAATGACGATGTAG
- a CDS encoding ligand-binding sensor domain-containing protein, with protein MKRTILILSTAFAVNLNAQNLFPVKLDNCKTDKFCLDCGDVKAGYNEEDFLQLQNELQESLNLKGLKGAIKFQILVDSKGKACVLSHTDQLKNPITLKIIEKLNKLKNWSPAITAGKKEEKSSINLIFTINENKIKGNVERVDVKAFTKSFDRPANPEIFNKTYNYKNENLKNYKITSWNSKNSNLPNNMNDHIAIDKSGLIWLTADESLVTFDGKDFKNAEQNITDKGKFFSYYALASDNDNVKWVAATNNIYSFDNDKWTKYDPKEIGIDGAYEIINNPKTGEVFFCSDEGLTIFKNGQWSNINKSKIKEFPSDRVTFAKRDSKNRIWIGTFSGTVMIDENGKATNFENTSTVLKGKCITSMDEDENGNLYFTLYEFNSKEKGQVNRNEGFAIRNTDGTFKQYTTENSGIPFNHTNCILYDKTDKVVWISTDRAGLIRYDLKDGWENYHNQNSDIPTSYISTMTFDEKGNLYLATRQGLVKIEKK; from the coding sequence ATGAAAAGAACAATTTTAATTTTATCGACTGCTTTCGCAGTAAACCTGAATGCTCAAAATCTTTTTCCTGTAAAATTAGACAACTGTAAAACAGATAAGTTTTGCCTTGATTGTGGAGATGTAAAAGCCGGATATAATGAAGAGGACTTTTTGCAATTACAAAATGAACTTCAAGAATCTTTAAATTTAAAAGGCTTAAAAGGTGCTATTAAATTTCAGATACTTGTTGATTCAAAAGGAAAAGCTTGTGTTCTAAGCCATACAGACCAATTAAAAAACCCAATTACTTTAAAGATTATTGAAAAATTAAATAAATTGAAAAACTGGTCACCTGCAATTACAGCTGGAAAAAAGGAGGAAAAGTCTTCAATTAATTTAATTTTCACCATCAATGAAAACAAAATCAAAGGGAATGTAGAAAGAGTTGATGTCAAAGCTTTTACAAAATCTTTTGACAGACCTGCAAATCCTGAAATATTCAATAAAACTTATAATTATAAAAATGAAAATCTAAAAAATTATAAGATAACATCTTGGAACTCCAAAAACTCTAATCTTCCAAATAATATGAATGATCATATTGCAATTGATAAAAGTGGATTAATTTGGTTAACTGCAGATGAAAGTTTGGTCACTTTTGATGGCAAAGATTTTAAAAATGCAGAGCAAAACATTACCGATAAAGGAAAATTCTTTTCATATTATGCCCTTGCTTCGGATAATGACAATGTAAAATGGGTTGCAGCAACCAACAACATTTATAGTTTTGATAATGATAAATGGACAAAATATGATCCTAAAGAAATCGGCATTGACGGAGCCTACGAAATAATTAACAATCCAAAAACTGGTGAAGTATTTTTCTGTTCTGATGAAGGCTTAACAATTTTCAAAAACGGGCAATGGTCAAATATCAATAAAAGTAAAATTAAAGAATTTCCTTCCGACAGAGTAACTTTCGCAAAAAGGGATTCTAAAAACAGAATCTGGATTGGAACTTTTAGCGGAACGGTAATGATCGATGAAAATGGAAAAGCTACAAATTTTGAAAATACTTCGACGGTATTAAAAGGCAAATGTATTACCTCAATGGATGAGGATGAAAATGGTAATCTATACTTTACGTTATATGAGTTTAACTCTAAAGAAAAAGGACAGGTAAATAGGAATGAAGGTTTTGCAATTAGAAATACTGATGGAACGTTTAAACAGTACACAACAGAAAACTCAGGCATCCCTTTTAACCATACAAACTGTATTCTTTACGACAAAACTGATAAAGTAGTGTGGATATCAACCGACAGAGCAGGATTAATAAGATACGATCTAAAAGATGGATGGGAAAATTATCATAATCAAAACTCAGATATTCCAACTTCATACATCTCAACTATGACATTTGATGAGAAAGGAAATCTTTATTTAGCGACTAGACAAGGATTGGTAAAGATCGAAAAAAAGTAA
- a CDS encoding DNA-formamidopyrimidine glycosylase family protein: protein MPEGPTIVLMKEDLQKFVGEKVMDVDGSEIPKESEVKGEILREIKTFGKQTYLIFDKIIFKIHLMMFGSYSLYERKDIDTLKLGLKFKDGGMYFYTCVVKIVDESHLNKINWEADVMSRKWNPEKTEKTLVENSKMMICDALMNQDIFSGVGNIIKNEALLRARIHPESLIGKLPSKKLKEIIEEARNYSFDFKKWKKANVLSKNFKIYHQKNCPICGAEVIKKDTGKSKRTSFFCENDQKLY, encoded by the coding sequence ATGCCCGAAGGTCCTACTATTGTTCTGATGAAAGAAGATCTGCAAAAATTTGTAGGCGAAAAAGTAATGGATGTTGACGGAAGCGAAATTCCAAAAGAATCCGAAGTAAAAGGAGAAATTTTAAGAGAAATAAAAACTTTCGGAAAACAAACATATTTGATTTTCGATAAAATTATATTTAAAATTCATCTGATGATGTTTGGTTCTTACAGTTTATATGAAAGGAAAGATATTGATACCCTAAAGCTTGGGTTAAAATTTAAAGATGGCGGAATGTACTTTTATACTTGTGTAGTAAAAATAGTGGATGAAAGCCATTTAAATAAAATCAATTGGGAAGCTGATGTGATGAGCAGAAAATGGAATCCCGAAAAAACCGAAAAAACTTTGGTTGAAAATTCTAAAATGATGATTTGTGATGCTTTGATGAATCAGGATATTTTCTCAGGTGTCGGAAATATTATTAAAAATGAAGCTTTGTTAAGAGCCCGAATTCATCCCGAAAGCCTGATTGGCAAATTACCATCAAAGAAACTGAAAGAAATTATTGAAGAAGCCAGAAATTACAGTTTCGATTTTAAGAAGTGGAAGAAAGCAAATGTTCTGAGCAAAAATTTTAAGATTTATCATCAGAAAAACTGTCCGATATGTGGCGCTGAAGTTATTAAAAAAGATACCGGAAAAAGTAAACGTACCAGCTTTTTCTGTGAGAATGACCAGAAATTGTATTAA